One genomic window of Anticarsia gemmatalis isolate Benzon Research Colony breed Stoneville strain chromosome 23, ilAntGemm2 primary, whole genome shotgun sequence includes the following:
- the LOC142983270 gene encoding uncharacterized protein LOC142983270, giving the protein MGSNCSCGIPSSTCISRMQESAQRRKRHRCLCRRPKCLMIRRRMANKCTCPVQQCCSEISTPTPHTLSPVRCPASCPDSPEGTPPKNLCRFTVDAYFT; this is encoded by the exons ATGG GGTCAAACTGCTCCTGCGGAATTCCAAGCAGTACTTGTATATCACGAATGCAAGAATCGGCCCAAAGACGCAAACGACACAGGTGCCTCTGTCGACGACCTAAGTGCTTGATGATACGAAGACGAATGGCAAAC AAATGCACCTGCCCTGTCCAACAATGCTGTTCAGAAATATCTACTCCGACTCCTCACACGCTGTCTCCGGTACGATGTCCTGCGTCATGCCCTGACAGCCCTGAAGGCACTCCACCCAAGAATCTTTGCCGATTCACCGTTGATGCTTATTTTACTtga